One Gemmatimonadota bacterium genomic region harbors:
- a CDS encoding xanthine dehydrogenase family protein molybdopterin-binding subunit — protein MSDGERRFITTSVEVEGRFENRVVEVPGHEAAPWGADAELHVVGRSVPRMDARQKVTGSATFTADLLLPGMLHAAFVRAPIAAGRITQIDPAAALAIEGVLEVFTAEQLPRPIKVAGAPLLSSQVRYAGQPVAVVCAETARGARLGARAVALAYEATEAVLTPGAARAAGAPTIRPTGNVLGGAPTVTTRGDVDAAFRDALMVVEESYATASQLHTALEPHGAVAQWEGDRVTIWESTQGVFRVRAEVARALGVSTSRVRVIKEYMGGGFGAKNNAGPHTVLAALLARRHARPVRCVLDRFGEQVDTGHRPASATRVRMAADGDGRLQAIEAWCEVPLGVEGWAASVAAIFHEMYACPNVRTTEAFVYVNEQAMQAFRAPGHAEGAFALERTMDLLAGRLGMDPLELRMRNFAARDEARQRAYSSNGLLQCYAEGAARFGWAEREMRRNAGVGDGMVAEGAAADGILKSGGGPQRLRGFGMASQVWGAGGGPPAYATVRLNADASVDVLSGTQDLGTGARTVLAQVAAESLGARLEDVRVILGDTERTPYAGNSWGSMTTASVGPAVQSAADEARLKLLDAAAELLECHPGDLVARDSAITTRDGARRLTFAEVTRKLGNVMIMGQGSRGPNTQDMGIMSFGVQFAEVDVEPDTGHVRVLRIVAAHDVGRVINPLLAGSQLEGGILQGMGFALGEERLVDAHTGRPVNPTIHDYKLPTIADAPLIDAFCINSVDQAANPIGARGLAEPPVIPTAPAIANAVADALGVAVNHLPLTPWRVIASLRA, from the coding sequence ATGAGCGACGGCGAGCGCCGGTTCATCACGACCTCGGTGGAGGTCGAGGGCCGATTTGAGAATCGTGTGGTGGAGGTCCCGGGGCACGAGGCCGCACCCTGGGGTGCCGATGCCGAGTTGCACGTGGTCGGCCGATCGGTTCCGCGCATGGATGCTCGGCAAAAGGTGACGGGGTCAGCGACCTTCACGGCGGATCTGCTCCTGCCGGGGATGCTGCACGCGGCCTTTGTCCGTGCGCCGATCGCGGCAGGGCGCATCACACAGATCGACCCCGCGGCCGCCCTGGCCATCGAGGGTGTGCTCGAGGTCTTCACGGCCGAGCAGCTGCCGCGCCCCATCAAGGTGGCGGGTGCGCCGCTGCTATCATCGCAGGTTCGTTACGCCGGGCAGCCGGTGGCGGTGGTGTGTGCGGAGACCGCGCGTGGCGCACGCTTGGGGGCACGGGCGGTGGCGCTCGCGTACGAGGCGACCGAGGCCGTCCTGACCCCGGGCGCGGCGCGCGCCGCCGGGGCCCCGACCATCCGACCGACCGGCAACGTGCTTGGCGGCGCCCCGACGGTGACTACGCGCGGCGACGTGGACGCAGCCTTTCGTGACGCCCTGATGGTGGTGGAGGAGTCGTACGCGACGGCGAGCCAGCTGCACACGGCACTGGAGCCGCACGGCGCCGTGGCCCAGTGGGAGGGCGACCGGGTCACCATTTGGGAGTCCACCCAGGGGGTGTTCCGCGTGCGCGCGGAGGTCGCGCGCGCGTTAGGCGTGTCCACGTCGCGCGTGCGCGTCATCAAGGAATACATGGGTGGGGGGTTCGGCGCCAAGAACAACGCCGGCCCGCACACGGTCCTCGCGGCCCTGCTGGCGCGTCGTCATGCGCGGCCGGTCCGCTGCGTGCTCGACCGATTTGGCGAGCAGGTGGACACGGGGCATCGTCCGGCCTCGGCGACGCGCGTGCGGATGGCCGCCGACGGTGATGGCCGCTTGCAGGCGATCGAGGCGTGGTGCGAGGTGCCGTTAGGCGTGGAGGGGTGGGCGGCGTCGGTGGCTGCGATCTTCCACGAGATGTACGCGTGCCCCAACGTGCGGACGACGGAAGCCTTTGTGTACGTGAACGAGCAGGCGATGCAGGCGTTTCGCGCACCCGGACATGCGGAGGGCGCGTTTGCGCTGGAGCGCACGATGGACCTGCTGGCCGGCCGACTGGGGATGGACCCGCTCGAGCTGCGGATGCGGAACTTCGCGGCGCGAGACGAAGCGCGGCAGCGCGCGTATTCGTCCAACGGGCTGCTGCAGTGTTATGCGGAGGGGGCGGCGCGCTTTGGGTGGGCGGAACGCGAGATGCGGAGAAATGCTGGGGTTGGGGATGGAATGGTTGCGGAGGGGGCGGCCGCCGATGGCATCTTGAAATCGGGGGGGGGCCCCCAGCGCCTTCGGGGGTTTGGCATGGCCTCCCAGGTGTGGGGGGCCGGCGGCGGCCCTCCCGCCTATGCGACCGTCCGCCTCAACGCCGACGCCTCGGTGGACGTCCTCTCCGGCACCCAGGACCTCGGCACCGGCGCCCGCACCGTGCTCGCCCAGGTGGCCGCGGAATCGTTAGGCGCCCGCCTGGAGGATGTGCGCGTCATCCTCGGTGACACCGAGCGCACCCCGTACGCGGGTAACAGCTGGGGCTCCATGACCACCGCCTCCGTCGGGCCGGCCGTCCAATCCGCCGCCGATGAGGCCCGCCTCAAGCTCCTCGACGCCGCCGCTGAGCTCCTCGAGTGTCACCCGGGCGACCTGGTCGCGCGCGACTCCGCCATCACCACTCGCGACGGGGCGCGGCGCCTCACCTTCGCCGAGGTCACGCGCAAGTTGGGCAACGTCATGATCATGGGCCAAGGCAGCCGCGGCCCGAACACCCAGGACATGGGGATCATGAGCTTTGGCGTGCAGTTCGCCGAAGTCGACGTCGAACCAGACACCGGGCACGTTCGCGTGCTGCGTATCGTCGCTGCCCACGACGTCGGTCGCGTCATCAACCCGCTGCTGGCCGGGAGCCAGCTGGAGGGCGGGATCCTCCAGGGGATGGGGTTCGCCCTGGGTGAGGAGCGGCTCGTGGACGCCCACACGGGCCGGCCGGTCAACCCAACCATCCATGACTACAAGCTGCCGACGATCGCGGATGCGCCGCTGATCGATGCCTTCTGCATCAACTCGGTCGACCAGGCCGCCAATCCCATTGGCGCGCGCGGACTGGCCGAGCCACCGGTCATCCCCACCGCCCCCGCGATCGCGAACGCGGTCGCGGACGCCCTCGGCGTCGCAGTCAACCACCTGCCCCTGACTCCGTGGCGGGTGATCGCGAGCCTGCGCGCCTGA
- a CDS encoding (2Fe-2S)-binding protein, giving the protein MRLVVNGRARTLQPEPGETLLETLRDRLHLRGTKAGCEQGECGACTVHINDRPAYSCLALSCGLDGAAVTTIEGIASGDALHPVQAAFVDCDAVQCGYCTPGQVMSVIALLQRHPDPTDEQIREAMAGNLCRCGTYPKIVAAIRQAAVALRAAPAS; this is encoded by the coding sequence ATGCGACTTGTCGTGAACGGCCGAGCGCGGACCCTGCAGCCCGAGCCCGGCGAGACCTTGCTGGAGACGCTGCGCGACCGCCTCCACCTCCGCGGGACCAAGGCGGGATGCGAACAGGGTGAGTGCGGCGCCTGCACGGTCCACATCAACGACAGGCCGGCGTACAGCTGCCTCGCCCTGAGCTGCGGGCTCGACGGGGCTGCCGTCACCACCATCGAGGGGATTGCCTCAGGTGACGCCCTCCACCCGGTCCAGGCGGCGTTTGTCGACTGCGATGCGGTGCAATGCGGATACTGCACGCCCGGCCAGGTGATGTCGGTGATCGCGCTGCTGCAGCGCCATCCTGACCCGACGGACGAGCAGATCCGCGAGGCGATGGCGGGCAACCTGTGTCGGTGTGGTACGTACCCGAAGATCGTCGCGGCCATTCGCCAGGCCGCGGTTGCTCTCCGCGCGGCGCCGGCGTCATGA
- a CDS encoding ferredoxin family protein: protein MPYVITEACKSTKDKSCVDVCPVDCIYEGPDMLYIHPDECIDCGACEPECPVTAIFPEEDVPAAQREYIQINRDIFKGANPPGRPTR from the coding sequence ATGCCCTACGTCATTACCGAAGCCTGCAAGTCGACCAAGGACAAGTCCTGCGTCGACGTCTGCCCCGTGGATTGCATCTACGAGGGGCCGGACATGCTCTATATCCACCCCGACGAGTGCATCGACTGTGGGGCGTGCGAACCTGAGTGTCCCGTCACGGCGATCTTCCCCGAGGAAGACGTGCCGGCCGCGCAGCGCGAGTACATCCAGATCAATCGGGACATCTTCAAGGGGGCGAATCCCCCGGGGCGGCCGACGCGCTGA
- a CDS encoding HAD family hydrolase — translation MLRAITLDYWDTIYAGASEPERVVRRREALWHLVVAHGSTLTRPAFDDLYTASAAEAHRWWRDEHRGYHTVDRIRWLCAAIPTPTPVSHDAMEAAAAVIDQTLVDVPAPLLPGARDAIARLSTVYRLAVVSDTGFASGRAQDALLAQDGLRSAFTATIYSMDVGFAKPRPEIFRAALDTLGVPREHTLHVGDNERTDVGGALAFGMRAVRLDAVRDAGDSRAEFVARSLGALADYLLNAA, via the coding sequence GTGCTGCGCGCGATCACCCTCGATTACTGGGACACGATCTACGCGGGCGCCTCCGAGCCCGAGCGCGTGGTGCGCCGGCGGGAGGCGCTCTGGCATTTGGTGGTTGCGCACGGTAGTACGCTGACCCGCCCGGCGTTTGACGACCTCTACACCGCGTCTGCAGCCGAGGCCCATCGCTGGTGGCGGGACGAACACCGCGGCTACCACACCGTCGATCGCATTCGCTGGTTGTGCGCGGCCATCCCCACGCCGACGCCGGTCTCCCACGACGCCATGGAAGCGGCGGCCGCGGTGATCGACCAGACGCTCGTCGACGTGCCGGCGCCCCTGTTGCCGGGGGCGCGCGACGCCATCGCGAGGCTCTCGACGGTGTATCGCCTCGCCGTGGTGTCGGACACCGGGTTCGCCAGTGGACGCGCACAGGACGCCCTGCTGGCCCAGGATGGGCTGCGCTCGGCGTTTACCGCGACCATTTACTCGATGGATGTGGGCTTCGCCAAGCCGCGCCCGGAGATTTTCCGGGCCGCCCTCGACACGTTAGGCGTGCCGCGGGAACACACCCTGCACGTGGGGGACAACGAGCGCACCGACGTCGGTGGTGCGCTGGCCTTCGGGATGCGGGCCGTCCGGCTCGATGCGGTGCGTGACGCCGGCGACAGTCGCGCGGAGTTTGTCGCGCGTTCCCTCGGTGCCCTCGCCGATTACCTCCTGAACGCCGCCTGA
- a CDS encoding alpha/beta fold hydrolase yields MIAWIGGRETGLDDEGQGDPVVFLHGFPLRRSIWNAQVAALSDRARCIAPDLRGFGESAALPPYTMDQYADDVAELLDHLQVERAVVCGLSMGGYVAFALWRRHAHRVRGLVLMGTRAGADVAAGAQRRRQLLDIAAERGSGGIADQMMPGMLGKTTRERNPSLGDSVYAMLEAAPVAGSTGALQAMLHRPDSTDTLGTINVPTLIVVGDEDVLTPVAESEAMHAGIRGSHLEVISGAGHLANIERPAAVNHVLGEFLASLHLT; encoded by the coding sequence ATGATCGCATGGATCGGAGGACGCGAAACCGGCCTGGATGATGAGGGACAGGGCGACCCGGTCGTTTTTCTGCACGGGTTTCCGCTCCGTCGATCGATCTGGAACGCCCAGGTCGCCGCCCTCTCCGACCGCGCGCGATGCATTGCTCCCGACCTGCGCGGTTTTGGGGAGTCGGCCGCGTTGCCCCCGTACACCATGGACCAGTATGCGGACGACGTCGCCGAGCTGCTGGACCACCTGCAGGTAGAGCGCGCCGTCGTCTGTGGCTTGTCGATGGGAGGATACGTCGCGTTCGCCCTCTGGCGACGACACGCTCACCGAGTGCGCGGCCTCGTGTTGATGGGGACACGCGCCGGAGCAGATGTCGCCGCGGGCGCGCAACGTCGGCGGCAACTCCTCGACATTGCCGCGGAGCGCGGCAGTGGCGGGATCGCCGACCAGATGATGCCCGGGATGCTGGGCAAGACGACCCGTGAGCGCAACCCGAGCCTTGGCGACTCCGTGTACGCCATGCTGGAGGCCGCCCCGGTCGCGGGCTCCACCGGGGCGCTGCAGGCGATGCTGCATCGCCCGGACTCAACGGACACGTTAGGCACCATCAATGTGCCGACCCTCATTGTCGTCGGGGACGAAGACGTCCTGACTCCCGTTGCCGAATCCGAGGCGATGCACGCCGGCATTCGCGGCAGTCACCTGGAGGTCATCTCGGGAGCCGGGCACCTCGCCAACATCGAGCGACCCGCCGCGGTGAACCACGTGCTCGGCGAGTTCCTCGCCTCGCTGCACCTGACCTGA
- a CDS encoding pyridoxal-phosphate dependent enzyme: MTTPRSQFERALAGRPRAPIGVRPSPVEAWVMDGATLWVKRDDLNADQCGGNKARALQFLLGTVRPGSDLVTVGGEGSTHVLATATHGASLGMATHANRWHHEMNPVAHRVSAAITARCVAAPISPSPALAMLGAGWRRVRHRSHWIPFGGTSPLGMQGHVEAAIELADQVTAGQLPAPKRVYVAHGTGGTAAGLALGFALAEMPTAVVAVRCGPSAGHEGWWLRRLVLQAARAASLPAAVARSASLVVDHMAYAGAYGRPNPAAVAAAAQVRASHGVLLDDTYAAKACYAAVRAGLQAGPPVLFWHTFDARWMT; this comes from the coding sequence ATGACGACCCCGAGATCGCAGTTCGAACGCGCCCTCGCGGGGCGCCCCCGAGCTCCCATCGGCGTGCGCCCATCGCCGGTGGAGGCATGGGTGATGGACGGCGCAACGCTGTGGGTGAAGCGCGACGACCTCAACGCCGACCAGTGCGGCGGAAACAAGGCGCGTGCGTTGCAGTTTCTCCTCGGCACGGTACGTCCCGGGTCGGACCTGGTGACGGTGGGCGGCGAGGGGTCGACCCACGTCCTCGCGACGGCCACTCACGGTGCGTCGCTGGGCATGGCGACGCATGCCAACCGATGGCATCACGAGATGAATCCCGTCGCCCACCGCGTCAGTGCGGCCATCACAGCGCGGTGCGTAGCGGCGCCGATTTCGCCGTCCCCGGCGCTCGCAATGCTGGGCGCCGGCTGGCGCCGCGTGCGTCATCGCAGTCACTGGATCCCGTTCGGGGGCACGTCGCCCCTCGGAATGCAGGGGCACGTGGAGGCAGCCATCGAGCTGGCCGACCAGGTCACGGCCGGGCAGCTCCCGGCGCCCAAGCGGGTCTACGTCGCCCATGGAACCGGGGGGACGGCCGCTGGCCTGGCCTTGGGTTTCGCGCTGGCGGAGATGCCAACGGCGGTGGTCGCTGTGCGCTGCGGTCCGTCGGCGGGACATGAGGGCTGGTGGCTGCGACGCCTGGTTCTCCAGGCCGCACGTGCGGCGTCCCTTCCGGCCGCCGTGGCGCGCTCCGCGTCGCTGGTGGTCGATCACATGGCGTATGCCGGCGCATACGGTCGGCCCAATCCGGCGGCCGTGGCAGCCGCGGCCCAGGTGCGCGCGTCCCACGGTGTGCTACTCGACGACACGTACGCGGCGAAGGCATGTTATGCGGCCGTACGGGCTGGCCTTCAGGCCGGCCCCCCGGTGCTCTTCTGGCACACCTTCGACGCCCGCTGGATGACATGA
- a CDS encoding ribonuclease D, translated as MTPSKLPASSSATYLDVPEAAERFLTGLVGARTLAVDTEGASYHRFVDRIYLLQLSTADEHAIIDPLRVTGLATLGRLLEDPAVEVVFHDADYDLRLLHQDYGWRVTNIFDTRVAAQLLGIKAFGLAALLDEYFGVKLDKKHQRADWSMRPLSADMLDYAAQDTRHLLGLSQRLRQALESKRRWHWAQEEFQRLEGTRWEPEDASTAWMRVKGARDLTRRELARLRELVPWRDEVARGLDRSTFRVISNEVLLEVARRDPTRPAELAAIKGMNPRLADARGREVIDALARANAVPEGELPRFPRAPRWDKDPEFDDKVGRLRQVRDAAAHRLELDPGVLCSRERMEAVVRRAPVHVRDLEELPELRRWQLEVLGEEFVRVLRGGSSPYRDA; from the coding sequence GTGACCCCATCAAAGCTCCCGGCCTCGTCCAGCGCCACCTACCTCGATGTGCCGGAGGCCGCCGAGCGATTTCTCACGGGGCTTGTCGGCGCGCGCACGCTCGCCGTCGACACCGAAGGCGCCAGTTACCACCGGTTCGTCGACCGCATTTACCTGCTCCAGCTGTCGACGGCGGACGAACACGCGATCATCGATCCCCTGCGCGTGACCGGCCTTGCCACGCTGGGCCGCTTGCTCGAGGACCCGGCCGTGGAGGTCGTCTTTCACGATGCCGACTACGACCTGCGACTCCTGCATCAGGACTACGGATGGCGCGTCACGAACATCTTTGACACGCGGGTGGCGGCGCAGCTGCTGGGGATCAAGGCGTTTGGCCTGGCCGCGCTGCTCGATGAGTACTTCGGCGTGAAGCTGGACAAGAAGCACCAACGCGCCGACTGGTCCATGCGGCCGCTGTCAGCGGACATGTTGGACTACGCCGCCCAGGACACCCGCCACCTGCTCGGACTCAGCCAGCGACTCCGCCAGGCGCTCGAATCCAAGCGACGATGGCACTGGGCCCAGGAAGAATTCCAGCGCCTGGAAGGAACCCGCTGGGAGCCGGAGGACGCGTCGACGGCCTGGATGCGCGTGAAAGGAGCCCGCGACCTCACGCGGCGCGAACTGGCGCGCCTGCGCGAGCTGGTCCCGTGGCGCGATGAGGTGGCTCGCGGGCTCGATCGGAGCACCTTCCGCGTGATCTCCAACGAGGTACTGCTTGAGGTGGCGCGCCGCGACCCGACGCGACCCGCCGAGCTGGCGGCGATCAAGGGGATGAACCCGCGCCTCGCCGACGCCCGCGGTCGCGAGGTGATCGACGCGCTGGCGCGCGCCAACGCGGTTCCCGAGGGCGAGTTGCCGAGATTCCCCCGGGCACCGCGCTGGGACAAGGATCCGGAGTTCGATGACAAGGTCGGACGCCTCAGGCAGGTGCGCGATGCCGCTGCCCATCGGCTCGAACTGGATCCCGGCGTGTTGTGTTCGCGGGAGCGCATGGAGGCCGTGGTGCGCCGTGCGCCCGTGCACGTGCGCGACCTGGAGGAGTTGCCCGAGTTGCGCCGTTGGCAGTTGGAGGTCCTCGGCGAGGAGTTCGTGCGCGTGTTGCGCGGCGGGTCGTCGCCGTACCGGGATGCGTAG
- a CDS encoding family 10 glycosylhydrolase — translation MRRAGWFLTALLATSSGAQEWRRGDLYAPPTGDSVAPPLAREFRGAWLATVDNIDWPSKPGLPVAQQQAELRALFDAAQRVRLNAIVFQVRPSADALYRSRLEPWSYFLTGAMGRAPQPLWDPLAFAIAEAHARGMELHAWFNPYRSRHPADRGPAAASHVSRAAPAWNHRYGPYGWMDPGEPGVRKRTRDVVLDVVRRYDVDGVHMDDYFYPYPERNRRGAEIPFPDARSWNRYRRGGGTLGRNDWRRKNVDDLIRELYDSVKAVKPWVRVGISPFGIWRPGHPASVSGFDAYDKLYADSRRWLNEGWVDYFTPQLYWQVSAPRQPYGDLLAWWRAENTRQRHVWPGNYTGRASARGRTTWPVAEVFSQLQETRRQLGEASGNVHFPMNAFVYSTDRLNDRLAAGPYAEPALVPPAPWLSRGAVSVPAAAVRVLPEGIELRVQRIVPPTVRPAPAPPVSRDATRARTPAPPILAANDPRWWVVRASYPDGWRVQVVDADREVVRLAVDPAGAYPTAITVSAVDRSGQESTARIVPR, via the coding sequence ATGCGTAGGGCCGGCTGGTTCCTCACCGCTCTCCTTGCCACATCCAGCGGTGCCCAGGAGTGGAGGCGGGGCGACCTCTATGCACCCCCAACCGGCGATAGCGTCGCCCCGCCGCTGGCGCGCGAATTTCGCGGCGCCTGGCTGGCGACGGTGGACAACATCGACTGGCCGTCAAAGCCGGGACTGCCGGTCGCGCAACAACAGGCGGAACTCCGCGCCCTCTTCGATGCCGCGCAACGCGTCCGGCTCAACGCCATCGTCTTCCAGGTGCGTCCCTCGGCCGATGCGTTGTATCGCTCGCGCCTCGAGCCCTGGTCGTATTTCCTGACCGGGGCGATGGGGCGCGCGCCCCAGCCGTTGTGGGACCCGCTGGCCTTCGCCATCGCCGAAGCCCATGCGCGCGGCATGGAGTTGCATGCCTGGTTCAATCCCTACCGATCGCGCCACCCCGCCGATCGTGGGCCCGCGGCAGCAAGTCACGTCAGCCGCGCAGCCCCAGCATGGAACCATCGGTATGGACCCTATGGGTGGATGGACCCGGGGGAACCCGGCGTACGCAAGCGCACTCGGGATGTGGTCCTCGATGTCGTCCGACGATACGACGTCGACGGCGTCCATATGGATGACTACTTCTACCCCTATCCCGAACGGAACCGTCGCGGGGCGGAAATTCCCTTTCCCGACGCCAGGTCCTGGAACCGCTATCGGCGTGGCGGGGGCACCCTCGGCCGCAACGATTGGCGTCGCAAGAATGTCGACGACCTCATCCGCGAGCTGTACGACTCGGTCAAGGCAGTCAAGCCGTGGGTCAGGGTCGGCATCTCACCGTTTGGGATCTGGCGTCCCGGGCATCCGGCGTCGGTCAGCGGGTTTGATGCCTATGACAAGCTGTACGCAGATTCGCGCCGCTGGCTCAATGAGGGGTGGGTCGACTACTTCACCCCGCAGCTCTACTGGCAGGTGTCCGCGCCGCGGCAGCCCTACGGCGACCTTCTCGCCTGGTGGCGCGCGGAAAACACGAGGCAACGGCACGTCTGGCCGGGAAACTACACAGGACGTGCATCCGCGCGCGGACGCACGACCTGGCCGGTGGCGGAGGTGTTTTCCCAGCTCCAGGAAACACGCCGCCAACTCGGTGAGGCCAGCGGGAACGTCCATTTTCCGATGAACGCCTTCGTGTACTCGACCGATCGCCTCAATGACCGTCTCGCGGCCGGTCCGTACGCCGAACCCGCGCTCGTGCCGCCGGCACCATGGTTGAGTCGCGGGGCGGTTTCCGTCCCGGCGGCGGCCGTTCGCGTCCTTCCGGAGGGGATCGAGTTGCGCGTGCAGCGCATCGTGCCCCCGACCGTGCGTCCCGCGCCGGCCCCCCCGGTGAGCCGGGATGCCACGCGGGCGCGCACCCCGGCACCGCCAATCCTCGCGGCGAATGATCCGCGATGGTGGGTGGTGCGCGCGTCCTATCCCGACGGGTGGCGCGTTCAGGTCGTCGACGCGGATCGAGAGGTCGTGCGCCTCGCGGTCGATCCGGCAGGCGCCTACCCAACGGCGATAACCGTAAGTGCCGTCGATCGTTCCGGGCAGGAAAGCACGGCCCGGATCGTGCCTCGTTAG
- a CDS encoding DUF59 domain-containing protein, translating to MESPPPVEPPTHPADGTLSADAVRIALRRVKDPELNLNIVDLGLIYEVAVDGSDVRVDMSLTSPGCPSGPEIMGEAEREVKTVTGVGTATINLVWSPPWTPDRIEPRVRAYLGF from the coding sequence ATGGAATCTCCTCCGCCAGTTGAACCACCCACGCACCCTGCCGACGGCACCTTGAGTGCCGACGCGGTGCGTATCGCGCTTCGGCGCGTCAAGGACCCCGAACTGAACCTCAACATCGTCGACCTGGGTTTGATCTACGAGGTGGCGGTCGACGGGTCGGACGTGCGGGTGGACATGAGTCTCACTTCCCCGGGATGCCCGTCGGGGCCCGAGATCATGGGTGAGGCGGAGCGCGAGGTGAAGACCGTGACCGGTGTCGGAACGGCGACGATCAACCTGGTCTGGTCCCCGCCGTGGACCCCTGATCGGATCGAGCCTCGGGTCCGCGCGTACCTCGGCTTCTGA
- a CDS encoding serine hydrolase: protein MITSLSLILIAAAAPDRLPVRAPRDVGMSAERLANIDRVVRRGISEGGYPGAAVVVGRRGAAALQRGYGKLGWTAGSPLVDPEATIYDLASLTKVVGTTTAAMILYDEGRLDLDAPVSRYLPEFTGANKDRVTIRHLLTHHAGLPAGKQLWRQALNRAEARQIVLGSELVCEPGKCFIYSDLGADVLGWVVEAAAGQGLDQFLDARVFAPLGMQDTRFNPAPALRDRVAPTEVSPPRGYPLRGEVHDENAFALGGIAGHAGLFSTAADLAVFAEMMLNGGVYQGVRIVSDSAVARFTARAAGSRALGWDTADGDGGSGTYLSERAYGHTGFTGTSMWIDPDRDMFVILLTNRVHAARARRPAKVISDVRADLADAAALAVVDGLDEVPLMPASFRADRADGWNPAARRRRSSRSRKATPPRPTKATTTRAKATPTKAKVSSRSGSTSSTAKPPAAGKAKAPSASRTKAPTVSTGKTRTPTARKPVAKKATSARTPGATRS from the coding sequence GTGATCACTTCCCTCTCGCTCATCCTCATCGCTGCCGCAGCACCCGACCGACTCCCGGTCAGGGCGCCGCGGGACGTTGGCATGTCGGCCGAGCGACTCGCCAACATCGATCGGGTCGTGCGACGTGGCATTTCAGAGGGCGGGTACCCCGGGGCGGCCGTTGTCGTCGGACGGCGTGGTGCCGCTGCCCTGCAACGCGGGTATGGCAAACTGGGCTGGACCGCCGGGAGCCCTCTCGTGGACCCGGAGGCGACCATCTACGACCTTGCCTCGCTGACCAAGGTCGTCGGGACGACCACCGCGGCGATGATCCTGTACGACGAGGGGCGACTCGACCTCGACGCCCCCGTGTCGCGATACCTCCCTGAGTTCACGGGAGCCAACAAAGATCGCGTCACCATCAGGCACCTGTTGACTCACCACGCCGGCCTGCCGGCGGGAAAACAGCTTTGGCGTCAGGCTCTTAACCGGGCCGAAGCACGACAAATCGTGCTGGGATCGGAACTCGTGTGCGAGCCCGGTAAGTGCTTCATCTATTCCGACCTCGGCGCCGACGTCCTCGGCTGGGTCGTGGAAGCGGCGGCTGGCCAGGGACTCGACCAGTTCCTGGACGCGCGCGTCTTCGCGCCGCTCGGGATGCAGGACACCCGATTCAACCCGGCGCCAGCGCTGCGAGATCGTGTGGCGCCCACCGAAGTCTCGCCGCCGCGCGGGTACCCGCTGCGTGGAGAGGTACACGACGAAAACGCCTTTGCGCTCGGCGGAATCGCCGGTCACGCCGGGCTCTTCTCTACAGCGGCGGACCTGGCAGTCTTCGCCGAGATGATGCTCAACGGCGGCGTGTACCAGGGCGTGCGCATTGTGAGTGATTCCGCCGTGGCGCGATTTACCGCACGGGCGGCTGGCTCGCGCGCGTTGGGATGGGACACGGCCGACGGAGATGGTGGCTCCGGGACGTACCTCTCGGAGCGCGCCTACGGTCACACCGGATTTACTGGCACCTCCATGTGGATTGATCCGGATCGCGACATGTTCGTCATCCTCCTGACGAACCGGGTCCACGCGGCCCGTGCGCGTCGACCGGCAAAGGTGATCTCGGACGTCCGGGCCGACCTGGCCGACGCCGCAGCGCTCGCGGTGGTTGATGGCCTGGACGAGGTTCCGCTGATGCCGGCGTCGTTCCGTGCCGATCGGGCAGATGGCTGGAATCCGGCGGCTCGACGCCGCCGCTCGAGCCGCAGCCGCAAGGCGACTCCCCCACGGCCGACCAAAGCGACCACGACGCGCGCCAAGGCCACTCCGACCAAGGCGAAAGTGTCGAGCCGCAGCGGCAGCACATCGTCCACCGCCAAGCCGCCGGCCGCTGGGAAGGCGAAGGCGCCGAGTGCGTCGAGGACAAAGGCGCCAACGGTGTCCACCGGAAAGACTCGAACGCCGACCGCGAGAAAGCCGGTGGCCAAGAAGGCGACCTCCGCGCGCACGCCCGGCGCCACGCGCTCCTAG